CAGCCGGTGGTGCCAGGTGGGGCCCTGGCGCATGTCGAGTGCCAGCTGCAGTACTGGCACATCCGCCGCCGGGTACATCACCTGCAGTGGCACCCAGGCGCCATGATCGAGCCCGCGTTCAGGGTCGATCACCGGGACGTAGCCGTGCTCCGCCAGCAGGGCGGCTACCTCTCGGGCAACGTCAGGCGCGCCGGGGGCATCGTAGTGCAACGTGTAGAGCTCGGCCGGGAAGCCGCCGAAATCATGGATGGTTTCCGGTTTTGCCGTGCTGCCGACCGCACTGCCAGGGTGGTGCCAGTGGGCGGACACCATCAGTACCGCGCGCGGGCGTGGCACATCGTGACCGATGGCGGCCCACACCTTGCCGGCATTGCCGGCATCGAGCGCCAGCATCGGCGAGCCGTGCGAAACGAAGAAGGTGGGCAGGCGGTTCATGGTGCACTCCAGTGGGATTGCCACCAGTCTGCCATCGCGCAGCGGCACCATAAACGCTCTAAAGCGTCTTGGTTTGTTGCATAAATCGGGTTAATCGCGCAGCGATATGGCCGGGGTGATTTAGGGGCGGTACCACGCGGTATCGGTGTGCACGGCGCGAGGCCTGAACAAACGCTACGCCACGTCAGCACGGCTCTTCACGCCGACGCAGTTCGCCTCATTGCGCGCCGCGGCTCCCGCATGCGATCAAAGATTGCACGGCGACGGCAGGCCGCGGGCCGGTACGGTATCGCGAAAGGCCACCTTGTCGCGCCGCAGCGCCGCGACACGGGCGCCGACTTCGGCCGGGCTGATGACCTCGCCGGGGACATGCAGCACCCAGTCGACCTGCTCGAGGTAGTCGCGCGGCTGGTCGCTGTCCGCGCCGAGTCCGCTGAACCACAGGTTGAAATTGATCGACATCGGTACTTCCGGGTAGTACTGGCCGCCATGCCGGGCGATCGGCGTGCCGTCGAGGAAGTATTCGATGCGCCCGCCAGCCACCTGCATCACCAGCGTGCGCCAGCCGGCCTGGCTGCCGCGCAGCCGGTCGTACTGGTTGTCTTTCCAGAACTTGGGCGCCGGGATGAAGGTTTCCCAGCTGGTCACATAGAACGTGGCGCCACTGGCGCCCCAGCCGCCATTGGGCAGGTATTCGAAATCGAGCTCGCTGTAGTCAGGGTCGGCTGGCGCCTTGAGCGGGCTGATCAGGTAGAAGGTCTGCACGATTTCGTCGCCGTCCGGCCCGCGCGTCGGGGCGTCGGTGAAGCGCACGCGGGCAGCGTAGGTGCCTTCCAGGTACTTGCGGGCGTGACACAGCTGCGCCTGTCGCGTGCCCTTGGCGCTGCCGTCGCTGCTGGAGGAAAGCTGCAGCAGGCGGTTGCCCGGCGTGGCGGGATCGGGCACCAGCCGCACGCCCTCGGCGGCCCAGCGTGCCCCTTCGACACCGGGCCAGCCCAAGCCGTTGCGCACCTTCCAGCCATTGGCGGCCAGGGCCTTGGCGTCGGCATACAGGAAATCATCGAAGAACAGCGATTCGGCGCCGGCCTGACTGGCGAGCAGCAGGCTGGCAGCAAGCGCGGCGAGGCGGCATGGCTGGGTGAACGGCATGGGCGAACTCCTCTCTGGCTGACCGGATCTCTTGGCTGGACCGGTTCGCGTTGCCGGATGGTGCAACATCGGCAGCATAGGCGCGTTTACCGATGGCCGCTGTGCCGGATTTGCCAAGTGTCGGCAGCAGGGGAGGGCGCAGGCCGGCGGGCTCGTCATATAATCGACGCACACAAGACAGACCGGATGGTGCGATGGACGATCGCCTGACAGGCAACCCGCTGTATCCGGCCGCCGATGCGGCCGCCGACTGGGCCGACAAGCGCGTGGAGCCGCGCTACCTCGTCAACTGGCGGGTGGCTATCGTCTACGAGGAGCGCGACCAGCGCATGTCGTTCCGTGGCCGGGCTTTCGACGTATCGCGCGGCGGCTTCAGCCTGCACTCCGATTTCAGCCTGCCGGTGTCGGACCGGGTCACCGTGCTCTTGTCGATCCCGCCGATGGCAGCCGGCCAGCGCCCCAAGGTGGTCGAGGTGAAGAGCCGGGTGATCTACACCGTGCTGTCCAACGAGTTCAGCACCTTCCGCACCGGCGTGCAGTTCGTCGACTTCAAGGCGGACGGTCGCCAGGTACTCGACTACAACCTGGCCTGCCGCAATCCGGCTCCGGGCAGCACCCGCAGCGACTAGCCGGCGTACACCACACGGCTGCGCCAACCCAGCCAGCCGGCGAACACGGCCATTAGCGCCAGCAGCACCATGGCCCACTGCGCCACCGCATACCAGCCCTGCACCTGATAGACCCAGCCGGCTAGGCCGGCAGCCACGGCGGTGCAGCCGAAAGTGAGGAATTCGTTGGCCGATTGCAGCCGCGCCCGCGCCGCAGGCGACGTTTGCGAGACCAGCGTGCTGCCGCCCATGTACATCAGGTTCCAGGCGAGCCCCACCAGCGTGAGCGACAGGTGGAAGTGCAGCAGTGTGAGTCCTGCCAGCGCCAGTAGGCACGCGAGCAACATCAGCACCCCGCCCGCAGCGGCCACCCGGCCCGCGCCGAAGCGCGCGATCAGCCTGCCCGTCACCAGGGATGGTGCGAACATGCCCAGCATGTGCCACTGGATCACGCTTGCCGCCGCGGCATGGCCGAAGCCGCAGCCCGTTACCGCAAGCGGCGTGGCCACCATCAGGAACATCATCAGTGCATAGCCGCCGGCGCAGGCCAGCATGCCGGCCTTGGCGCCGGGCGCGCGCAGGGCGGCGGCGAGGTTCAGCCGGTCCAGCCCGCTGGCGGTGGGCGGGCTGGGCAGGCGCGCCACCATGATCGGCAATAGTGCGAGCAGCGCGATCGCGATCACCGCGGCAAAACTGCCGGCATACGGCACGCCGGGCACCGCGGTGGCAGCGTGGCTGGCGAGCAAGGGACCGGCAAACGCGGCGAAGATGCCGCCGGACAACACCCAGGCCATGGCCGAACCCTTGTCGCGATCGGAGGCCGTTTCGGCTGCGGCGTAGCGATAGTAGAGCGCGCTCGCCTGATAGCAACCCTGCAGCGGCGAAGCAAGGCAGAACAGCCAGAACGAGCCGGCATGCAGCGCCAGCACGCTGATGGTGCCAGAAGCGGCGCCAGCGAGCGCGCCCGACGCGAACAACCGGCGGTAGCCGTGGCGGCCGATCAGCCTGGGCAGCCACAGCGTGGCCACGGTGGTGCTGACGGTGATCAGCAGGTAGGGCACCGTGGCCCAGGCTGGATCGGGTGCCAGCCGTGCGCCGACGAGGCCGGCGAAAGAGATGCCGACTGCCGTGGCCGCCATGTAGCAGAACTGGCATAGTCCGAGCAGGATAGCGTTTTGTCTGGATGTCATTGCGGGCTCCGAGGCGTTTGTCTGGAAATGCGATGCAACAGGGAATCGAGCGCCTGCCGTGCTGCAACCCGGCAGGCCTTACGGCCGCTTGTGCCGATCGCGATGGGCCATCTGGCGGGCGCGTGCGACACTGTCTGCCTGTTTGATCGATTCATCTATATTTGTCCTATGACAAAATAAATTATTTGCATGGTACAAACACTTTTTCTCGACGGCAAGGCCTGCGGGGCAGAGGCCATCTATGCCCGGCTGCGCGCCGCCATCGAAGCGGGCGAGCTGGCGCAGGGCGAAGCGCTGCCGACCATCCGTGCGCTGGCGGAGCAACTGGCCGTCAACCGCAATACCGTGGCGGCCGCCTATCGGCGGCTGATCGTGGCCGGGCTTGCCGAGTCGGCCGGGCGGGGCGGCACCCGGGTGGCGCCGCGTTCACGCGTCGGGCTGCCGGCAGGCGTGCATGCGTATGTGCCGCAGCCGGGCCTGGCGGAGCTGGCCTCCGGCAATCCCGATCCGGCCTTGTTGCCGGATTTCGGCCCGGCGCTGGCGCGGCTGGTGTCGCCGCCCGCGCTCTACGGCCAGCCCTGCTACGAGCCGGAGCTGCTCGCCTATGGTCGTGATTGGTGGCAGCGCACCGGGCAGATCGACGCGGAATTCGTCGACCCCTTGCTGGTTCATGGCGCGCTCGACGGGATCGAGCGCGTGCTGGCGGCCTGGCTGGCGCCGGGCGATACCGTACTGGTCGAGGACCCGTGCTTTCCCGGCTCGCTCGCGTTGCTGAAGCAGGCTGGCTACAACCTGATCGGCCTGCCGCTCGACGACGAAGGCATCGTGCCCGAGGCGCTGGAGGCGGCGCTGGCACGCAAGCCCAAGGCGCTGGTCTGGACGCCGTACTCGCACAATCCGACCGGCATTAACACCACGCCGGCACGCGCCGCGCAATTGCGCGCCGTACTCGCTGGCGTGCCGGACCTGCTGCTGGTCGAGGACGATCACTTCGCAGCCTTCGCCCCGGCAGCGACGCCGTCGCTGGTCACCGCCGGGCACAGCCGCTGGGCGGCGCTGCGTTCGCTGTCCAAGCACCTGGGCCCCGACATGCGGCTCGCGTTTCTGGTCGGCGACGCGCTGACGCTGGCCCGGGTCCAGCGCCGGCAATACCTGGGGCCGCGCTGGCCCAGTTTCGTGCTGCAGCGGCTGGCCCTGGCGCTGCTCGCCGATCCGGCGACCGACACGCTGCGCAATCGCGCTGCCGCGCTCTACGCCGAGCGCCATGCCGCGCTGTGCACTGAGCTGGCCGCGCTGGACCTCAAGCCACAGCCGGGCGGCGGCCTCAATGTCTGGCTGCCGCTGGCGGACGACGCAGCCGTTGCCCAGGCGTTGGCGGCCCGTGGCTATCTGGTGCGCACCGGCGAGGCTT
This region of Chitinolyticbacter meiyuanensis genomic DNA includes:
- a CDS encoding DODA-type extradiol aromatic ring-opening family dioxygenase; the protein is MNRLPTFFVSHGSPMLALDAGNAGKVWAAIGHDVPRPRAVLMVSAHWHHPGSAVGSTAKPETIHDFGGFPAELYTLHYDAPGAPDVAREVAALLAEHGYVPVIDPERGLDHGAWVPLQVMYPAADVPVLQLALDMRQGPTWHHRLGQALATLRASGILIVGSGSLTHNLRDVFAPPAVIPDYVTPFQDWMHARLDAHDIDALLDYRHQAPHAVRAHPSEEHLLPLYVALGAASGEPVTRLHDEITDQVLAMDVYRFG
- a CDS encoding glycoside hydrolase family 16 protein; this encodes MPFTQPCRLAALAASLLLASQAGAESLFFDDFLYADAKALAANGWKVRNGLGWPGVEGARWAAEGVRLVPDPATPGNRLLQLSSSSDGSAKGTRQAQLCHARKYLEGTYAARVRFTDAPTRGPDGDEIVQTFYLISPLKAPADPDYSELDFEYLPNGGWGASGATFYVTSWETFIPAPKFWKDNQYDRLRGSQAGWRTLVMQVAGGRIEYFLDGTPIARHGGQYYPEVPMSINFNLWFSGLGADSDQPRDYLEQVDWVLHVPGEVISPAEVGARVAALRRDKVAFRDTVPARGLPSPCNL
- a CDS encoding PilZ domain-containing protein; the protein is MDDRLTGNPLYPAADAAADWADKRVEPRYLVNWRVAIVYEERDQRMSFRGRAFDVSRGGFSLHSDFSLPVSDRVTVLLSIPPMAAGQRPKVVEVKSRVIYTVLSNEFSTFRTGVQFVDFKADGRQVLDYNLACRNPAPGSTRSD
- a CDS encoding MFS transporter, with the protein product MTSRQNAILLGLCQFCYMAATAVGISFAGLVGARLAPDPAWATVPYLLITVSTTVATLWLPRLIGRHGYRRLFASGALAGAASGTISVLALHAGSFWLFCLASPLQGCYQASALYYRYAAAETASDRDKGSAMAWVLSGGIFAAFAGPLLASHAATAVPGVPYAGSFAAVIAIALLALLPIMVARLPSPPTASGLDRLNLAAALRAPGAKAGMLACAGGYALMMFLMVATPLAVTGCGFGHAAAASVIQWHMLGMFAPSLVTGRLIARFGAGRVAAAGGVLMLLACLLALAGLTLLHFHLSLTLVGLAWNLMYMGGSTLVSQTSPAARARLQSANEFLTFGCTAVAAGLAGWVYQVQGWYAVAQWAMVLLALMAVFAGWLGWRSRVVYAG
- a CDS encoding aminotransferase class I/II-fold pyridoxal phosphate-dependent enzyme, yielding MVQTLFLDGKACGAEAIYARLRAAIEAGELAQGEALPTIRALAEQLAVNRNTVAAAYRRLIVAGLAESAGRGGTRVAPRSRVGLPAGVHAYVPQPGLAELASGNPDPALLPDFGPALARLVSPPALYGQPCYEPELLAYGRDWWQRTGQIDAEFVDPLLVHGALDGIERVLAAWLAPGDTVLVEDPCFPGSLALLKQAGYNLIGLPLDDEGIVPEALEAALARKPKALVWTPYSHNPTGINTTPARAAQLRAVLAGVPDLLLVEDDHFAAFAPAATPSLVTAGHSRWAALRSLSKHLGPDMRLAFLVGDALTLARVQRRQYLGPRWPSFVLQRLALALLADPATDTLRNRAAALYAERHAALCTELAALDLKPQPGGGLNVWLPLADDAAVAQALAARGYLVRTGEAFRVTRTLSALRITSAALTPAAARTLATALAQCLGGLGVAA